Proteins encoded within one genomic window of Amorphoplanes friuliensis DSM 7358:
- a CDS encoding cysteinyl-tRNA synthetase translates to MSLLVIMGSGETSPTMVSVHRRLAGTLPSRPSAVLLETPYGFQENVADISAKACAYFARSVGLSVTVAPGLRGPGVAAETDQGLAAVRAADWLFSGPGSPTYAMDCWRSTPVGQALQDRLARGRRPNFNEVGPSRPDRPNFDEVGPSRQRPNFNEVGPSRPDRPNFDEVGPSRQRPNIKEVGPVTVLASAAAATMGRWAVPVYEIYKVGATPYWAQGLDLMAHLDLSVAVIPHYDNTEGGTHDTRFCYLGERRLRILERELPAQAAVLGIDEHTAALIDPPNDSVEIVGRGGVTVRRAGADVVLPSGTVLSLTRLRSLVRGEVRGGAPKVEQREELEQPPTVSEVAADCEREFDEALARQDAAGLGQAVLDLESAVRAWSADTEEDDGADQAAAVLRTLIVRLAQVAELDPAERLAPLVDPLIAWRARLRAAGDFAGADEVRSLLAEAGVLLRDTPGDTRWTLPAAR, encoded by the coding sequence ATGAGTCTGCTGGTGATCATGGGGTCGGGGGAGACCAGCCCGACCATGGTGAGTGTCCATCGCCGTCTGGCCGGCACGTTGCCGTCCCGGCCCTCGGCGGTCCTGCTCGAGACGCCCTACGGCTTCCAGGAGAACGTCGCCGACATCTCCGCCAAGGCCTGCGCCTACTTCGCCCGCAGCGTGGGCCTGTCCGTGACCGTGGCGCCCGGTCTTCGGGGCCCCGGCGTGGCGGCGGAGACCGACCAGGGTCTGGCCGCCGTGCGCGCCGCCGACTGGCTCTTCTCCGGGCCGGGTAGCCCGACCTACGCCATGGACTGCTGGCGGTCGACACCGGTCGGCCAGGCACTGCAGGACCGCCTGGCCCGCGGGCGCAGGCCCAACTTCAATGAAGTCGGGCCTTCGCGGCCGGATAGGCCCAACTTCGATGAAGTCGGGCCCTCGCGGCAGAGGCCCAACTTCAACGAGGTCGGGCCTTCGCGGCCGGATAGGCCCAACTTCGATGAAGTCGGGCCCTCGCGGCAGAGGCCCAACATCAAGGAAGTCGGGCCGGTCACGGTGCTGGCGTCCGCGGCCGCGGCGACCATGGGCCGCTGGGCGGTCCCGGTGTACGAGATCTACAAGGTCGGTGCGACGCCGTACTGGGCGCAAGGGCTGGACCTGATGGCGCACCTCGACCTCTCGGTGGCGGTGATCCCGCACTACGACAACACCGAGGGCGGCACCCACGACACGCGCTTCTGCTACCTGGGCGAACGCCGGCTCCGGATCCTGGAACGCGAGCTGCCGGCCCAGGCCGCGGTCCTCGGCATCGACGAGCACACCGCCGCCCTGATCGATCCGCCGAACGACTCCGTGGAGATCGTCGGCCGCGGCGGTGTGACGGTCCGCCGCGCCGGAGCCGATGTGGTGCTCCCGTCCGGCACTGTTCTGTCGTTGACGCGGCTGCGTTCCCTGGTCCGGGGTGAGGTTCGCGGTGGCGCGCCGAAGGTCGAGCAGCGCGAGGAGCTGGAGCAGCCGCCGACCGTCAGCGAGGTCGCGGCGGACTGCGAGCGTGAGTTCGACGAGGCGCTGGCCCGGCAGGATGCGGCCGGGCTCGGTCAGGCGGTCCTGGACCTGGAGTCGGCCGTCCGCGCCTGGAGTGCCGACACCGAGGAGGACGACGGCGCCGACCAGGCCGCGGCGGTGCTCCGGACCCTGATCGTGCGGCTGGCCCAGGTGGCGGAGCTGGACCCCGCCGAACGCCTGGCACCCCTGGTCGACCCGCTGATCGCGTGGCGTGCCCGGCTGCGGGCGGCGGGCGACTTCGCCGGCGCCGACGAGGTCCGCAGCCTGCTGGCCGAGGCGGGCGTGCTGCTCCGCGACACCCCCGGCGACACCCGCTGGACGTTGCCCGCAGCCCGCTGA
- a CDS encoding FG-GAP and VCBS repeat-containing protein, whose amino-acid sequence MFIKYAASAALSTVVLTLLGPVAAHAAAGPQTITRDGVSIKYQRVAAAATPKSGSGATRSDFDGDGLDDIAATVRGGVVVRYSSGRFIDYFGNTTGSTALTLGTAFTSGDFDNNGFDDLVVGDPDETDKANGTAAGGLWIVPGSAQGLQVSKIRHLNQSTAGVPDASESGDEFAGALAAGDINGDGRADLAVGLPGEDVGTQASAGGLIMLLSDANGVSTTGAKWLDQNTSLVPDTAQSWDRFGGVLAIGKFNADAYADLAIGSPGENEGATATPSKGSINLILGGASGLNVRGVASVYGDDFTQVAPGVKPIRLGFGGITLADTNNDGRDDLVAGTPEATVDGKANAGMVVTLFGGNNGFFAGESQVSTQNSAGIPGDAEAGDSFGASVTAGDITGDGFGDVVIGVPGEDVVDAPLAPPGNVVDAGVISLLRGSATGPAGGVALELSQGYEYTPGTSERGDRFGDSVRVLDLDGRDGLDAIVSAPGELGVDEGGPAPTDGDTPGAVTEYAGGEPNFMYGVRRTTGTELRLPGFNTNIYGTVL is encoded by the coding sequence ATGTTCATCAAGTACGCGGCTTCGGCCGCACTGTCCACAGTGGTCCTGACGTTGCTCGGCCCGGTGGCCGCGCACGCCGCGGCCGGCCCACAGACGATCACCCGGGACGGGGTGTCGATCAAGTACCAGCGGGTTGCCGCCGCCGCGACGCCGAAGTCCGGCAGCGGAGCAACCCGGTCGGACTTCGACGGCGACGGGCTCGACGACATCGCCGCCACCGTCCGTGGCGGGGTGGTGGTCCGCTACTCGTCCGGGCGGTTCATCGACTACTTCGGCAACACCACCGGCTCGACCGCGCTCACCCTGGGCACGGCCTTCACCAGCGGCGACTTCGACAACAACGGGTTCGACGACCTGGTCGTCGGCGACCCCGACGAGACCGACAAGGCCAACGGTACGGCCGCAGGCGGTCTGTGGATCGTCCCCGGCTCCGCGCAGGGACTCCAGGTGTCGAAGATCCGCCACCTCAACCAGAGCACCGCGGGTGTTCCGGACGCCTCGGAGAGCGGTGACGAGTTCGCCGGTGCGCTCGCGGCCGGTGACATCAACGGTGACGGTCGCGCCGATCTGGCCGTCGGTCTCCCGGGTGAGGATGTCGGCACACAGGCCTCCGCCGGTGGCCTGATCATGTTGCTCAGCGACGCCAACGGTGTCAGCACCACGGGCGCCAAGTGGCTCGACCAGAACACCTCGCTGGTCCCCGACACCGCCCAGAGCTGGGACCGGTTCGGCGGGGTGCTGGCGATCGGCAAGTTCAACGCGGACGCCTACGCCGACCTGGCGATCGGCAGCCCGGGTGAGAACGAGGGTGCGACCGCCACGCCGAGCAAGGGCTCGATCAACCTGATCCTCGGCGGTGCGAGCGGCCTCAACGTCCGCGGTGTCGCCTCGGTCTACGGCGACGACTTCACCCAGGTCGCTCCCGGGGTCAAGCCGATCCGGCTCGGCTTCGGCGGCATTACGCTGGCTGACACCAACAACGACGGCCGGGACGACCTCGTCGCCGGTACACCCGAGGCCACGGTCGACGGCAAGGCCAACGCCGGCATGGTCGTGACCCTGTTCGGCGGCAACAACGGCTTCTTCGCCGGGGAGTCGCAGGTCAGCACCCAGAACAGTGCCGGGATCCCGGGGGACGCCGAGGCCGGCGACTCCTTCGGCGCCTCGGTCACGGCCGGTGACATCACCGGTGACGGCTTCGGTGACGTGGTCATCGGCGTGCCCGGCGAGGACGTCGTCGACGCACCCCTGGCGCCTCCGGGCAATGTTGTCGACGCCGGTGTCATCAGCCTGCTGCGTGGTTCGGCGACCGGCCCCGCCGGTGGTGTGGCGCTCGAGCTCTCGCAGGGTTACGAGTACACCCCGGGAACCTCCGAGCGGGGCGACCGGTTCGGTGACAGCGTCCGGGTGCTCGACCTCGACGGGCGTGATGGGCTCGACGCCATCGTGTCCGCACCGGGCGAGCTCGGTGTCGACGAGGGCGGCCCCGCGCCGACCGACGGCGACACCCCGGGCGCGGTGACCGAGTACGCCGGCGGTGAGCCGAACTTCATGTACGGCGTCCGCCGGACGACGGGCACCGAGCTGCGTCTGCCGGGCTTCAACACGAACATCTACGGCACGGTTCTTTGA
- a CDS encoding serine hydrolase domain-containing protein → MDLPRSAPDAQGVDAAGIEAFVAAVAALDDAELHSLMVVRHGHVVAERWWEPYAAQTPHLLYSLSKSFTSTALAFAVAEGLVDLDATVLSYFPEFDARVTDARSRAIRVRHVAAMASGHDDETLDRARVAGDGDLVLGLLLLPPEREPGTFFAYNQPCTYALSAIVQRVSGGSLTDFLRPRLFDPLGISGYGWRKDRLGREIGYAGLYAPTEAIAKLGQLYLRNGEWDGRQLLSPEWVEEATRAHVATVRPEPDWDQGYGFQFWRARHGYRGDGAFGQFMVVLPEADAVVAITSQSPDMQGVLDALWSHLLPALTADGTSALSRPVPGGPVGAIAPALLEPGPGNGVTALLSVEVRPGELVLTDKGPAVTVPLGAPEAWTTTGPVASAYAWADGRLLVDVVFVETPHRLRLSLDLTGERFEAQWQTEPLGGPKLAQLRRPD, encoded by the coding sequence ATGGACTTGCCTCGTAGTGCGCCGGATGCTCAGGGTGTGGACGCCGCCGGGATCGAGGCGTTTGTCGCCGCGGTTGCGGCGCTCGACGATGCCGAGCTGCACAGTCTGATGGTGGTCAGGCACGGTCACGTTGTCGCCGAACGGTGGTGGGAGCCCTACGCCGCGCAGACGCCGCACCTGCTGTATTCGCTGAGCAAGAGTTTCACCTCGACCGCCCTGGCGTTCGCGGTGGCGGAGGGTCTGGTCGACCTGGACGCCACGGTGCTGTCGTACTTTCCCGAGTTCGACGCCCGAGTCACCGACGCGCGATCGCGGGCGATCCGGGTGCGGCACGTGGCCGCGATGGCGAGCGGGCACGACGACGAGACGCTGGACCGGGCCCGGGTGGCCGGCGACGGCGACCTGGTCCTCGGTCTCCTGCTGCTGCCGCCCGAGCGCGAGCCGGGCACCTTCTTCGCCTACAACCAGCCGTGCACCTACGCGCTCTCCGCGATCGTCCAGCGGGTCAGCGGCGGGTCGCTCACCGACTTCCTGCGTCCCCGGCTCTTCGATCCGCTAGGCATCTCCGGGTACGGGTGGAGAAAAGATCGCCTCGGCCGCGAGATCGGCTACGCGGGCCTGTACGCGCCGACGGAGGCGATCGCCAAACTCGGCCAGCTGTACCTGCGCAACGGTGAATGGGACGGCCGTCAGCTGTTGTCGCCGGAGTGGGTCGAGGAGGCCACCCGGGCTCACGTCGCCACGGTCCGGCCCGAGCCGGACTGGGACCAGGGGTACGGCTTCCAGTTCTGGCGCGCCCGCCACGGCTATCGCGGCGACGGCGCGTTCGGGCAGTTCATGGTGGTGCTGCCGGAGGCCGACGCGGTTGTCGCGATCACTTCGCAAAGCCCGGACATGCAGGGTGTGCTGGACGCACTGTGGAGCCACCTGCTCCCCGCCCTGACCGCGGACGGGACTTCAGCACTGTCCCGGCCGGTGCCCGGTGGCCCGGTGGGGGCGATCGCTCCGGCGCTGCTCGAGCCCGGTCCCGGCAACGGGGTCACCGCGCTGCTCTCGGTGGAGGTACGCCCCGGCGAGCTCGTGCTGACCGACAAGGGTCCGGCCGTGACCGTGCCACTGGGTGCACCGGAGGCCTGGACGACCACAGGACCGGTCGCGAGCGCGTACGCGTGGGCGGACGGCCGGCTGCTCGTGGATGTCGTGTTCGTGGAGACGCCGCACCGCCTGCGGCTGAGCCTGGATCTCACCGGCGAGCGGTTCGAGGCGCAGTGGCAGACGGAACCGCTCGGCGGGCCGAAGCTGGCACAGCTCCGCCGGCCGGACTGA
- a CDS encoding SigE family RNA polymerase sigma factor: MTSERDQQFHDFVRARRAGLVRTATLLTAGDAHLAEDLVQSTLTKLYVAWPAFQRAHSPEGYVRRVLVNALTDERRRLWWRRERPTAELPDRPHTAAEPARGELDDGLRTALRDLPPKMRAAVVFRYFYDLDVAETADALGCSHGTVKSQTARALDRLREALQSNALFLRQGVTQ; the protein is encoded by the coding sequence GTGACGAGCGAGCGGGATCAGCAATTTCACGACTTCGTCCGGGCCCGGCGGGCCGGGCTGGTCCGCACGGCGACGCTGCTCACCGCCGGTGACGCGCACCTCGCCGAGGATCTGGTGCAGTCGACCCTGACCAAGCTGTACGTCGCCTGGCCGGCGTTCCAGCGGGCCCACTCCCCCGAGGGGTACGTGCGCCGGGTGCTGGTCAACGCGCTGACCGACGAGCGCCGGCGGTTGTGGTGGCGGCGGGAGCGACCGACTGCGGAGCTGCCGGACCGGCCGCACACCGCCGCCGAGCCGGCCCGCGGTGAGCTGGACGACGGGCTGCGGACGGCGTTGCGGGACCTGCCGCCGAAGATGCGGGCCGCCGTGGTGTTCCGCTACTTCTACGACCTCGACGTCGCGGAGACGGCCGACGCGCTCGGCTGCTCGCACGGCACGGTCAAAAGCCAGACCGCCCGCGCCCTCGACCGGCTGCGGGAAGCACTGCAATCGAACGCCCTTTTTCTTCGCCAAGGAGTGACCCAGTGA
- a CDS encoding serine/threonine-protein kinase → MSVPARIGRYRVTRRLGSGAFATVWLAEDDALKSSVAIKVLADNWAHHPDVRARFEQEAQVLRRADSERLVRIHDVDELPDGRPYQVMTYAAGGTLAERLDAGPLPVREALRIAAEIAHAVTDLHESGVLHRDLKPSNILFATVRGSERLLVADLGLAKAIAHASGFTVVAGTPGYMAPEQHLPGGGLDVRADVHAVGAMTYQMLTGRTPQAGAPPPSKLRAGVSKQVDRIVLRALNAERDRRWPTAASFAAALDDARGASPFRRRSRVLLSAGLLVAVAGTVALGGSATAAEGWTRVADATGVLSVAVPDAWADQLIDGGWDPAAVGLAAGPAPGLLVGSDLPRWPDTASRNPGVFAGVSATMRGARLPVHAGCTRLPARAVTASGLTGAVQRWTNCPGTPVSYSEAALLSSGGDGVYVQIRQADDVDRTDQILAGLRY, encoded by the coding sequence GTGTCAGTTCCAGCCAGGATCGGTCGATATCGCGTCACCCGCCGCCTGGGTTCCGGCGCGTTCGCCACGGTCTGGCTCGCCGAGGACGACGCCCTGAAGTCCTCGGTGGCCATCAAGGTGCTGGCCGACAACTGGGCCCACCACCCCGACGTGCGCGCCCGGTTCGAGCAGGAGGCCCAGGTCCTGCGGCGTGCGGACTCCGAGCGGCTGGTCCGGATCCACGACGTCGACGAGTTGCCGGACGGGCGGCCGTACCAGGTCATGACCTATGCCGCCGGCGGCACGCTGGCCGAGCGGCTCGACGCCGGCCCGCTGCCGGTCCGCGAGGCGCTGCGGATCGCCGCCGAGATCGCCCACGCCGTCACCGACCTGCACGAGTCCGGCGTGCTGCACCGCGACCTCAAACCGTCCAACATCCTCTTCGCCACCGTCCGCGGCAGCGAACGCCTGCTGGTGGCCGATCTCGGGCTGGCCAAGGCGATCGCGCACGCCTCCGGGTTCACCGTCGTGGCCGGCACCCCGGGTTACATGGCCCCGGAACAGCACCTGCCCGGTGGCGGTCTGGACGTCCGCGCCGATGTGCACGCAGTCGGCGCGATGACGTACCAGATGCTCACCGGCCGGACGCCGCAGGCCGGGGCGCCGCCGCCCTCGAAGCTGCGCGCGGGCGTGTCCAAACAGGTCGACCGGATCGTGCTGCGGGCCCTGAACGCCGAACGTGACCGGCGCTGGCCGACCGCCGCCTCCTTCGCTGCCGCGCTGGACGACGCCCGCGGTGCCAGCCCGTTCCGGCGGCGCTCCCGCGTACTGCTCTCCGCCGGGCTGCTGGTGGCCGTGGCCGGGACGGTGGCGCTGGGTGGTTCGGCCACCGCAGCCGAGGGCTGGACCCGGGTCGCCGACGCCACCGGAGTTCTCTCGGTGGCGGTGCCGGACGCCTGGGCCGACCAGCTGATCGACGGCGGCTGGGACCCGGCGGCCGTGGGACTCGCCGCCGGTCCGGCGCCGGGCCTGCTCGTCGGTTCCGACCTTCCCCGCTGGCCGGACACGGCGAGCAGAAACCCGGGCGTCTTCGCCGGTGTGAGCGCCACGATGCGCGGTGCGCGCCTGCCGGTCCACGCCGGATGCACCCGGCTGCCCGCCCGCGCGGTGACCGCGTCGGGTCTGACCGGCGCGGTGCAACGCTGGACGAACTGCCCGGGCACACCCGTCTCCTACAGCGAGGCGGCTCTGCTGTCGTCCGGTGGTGACGGCGTGTATGTCCAGATCAGACAGGCGGACGACGTCGACCGCACCGATCAGATTCTCGCCGGACTGCGCTACTGA
- a CDS encoding RNA polymerase sigma factor encodes MQNDHQEELARRAADGDTRALDDLLTAIRPDVLRRCARFLPCWQDAEEACQDVLLQVARTIGRFEGRSRFSTWLHVVTANSCRQTYRSLKRRAAEEAHDIPPVDLPDPRTTSVIAGSRLDLLDALEQLEARKAELVGPMVLRDICQLDYREIAAQLGIPEGTVKSRIHQARGHVREYLMQGS; translated from the coding sequence ATGCAGAACGATCACCAGGAGGAGCTCGCACGCCGGGCCGCGGACGGGGACACGAGGGCGCTCGACGACCTCCTCACCGCCATCCGGCCGGACGTGCTGCGCCGCTGCGCGCGCTTCCTGCCCTGCTGGCAGGACGCGGAAGAGGCCTGTCAGGACGTCCTTCTCCAGGTGGCCCGCACCATCGGGCGCTTCGAGGGGCGGTCGCGGTTCAGCACGTGGCTGCACGTCGTGACCGCCAACAGTTGCCGGCAGACGTACCGGTCGCTCAAACGCCGTGCCGCCGAGGAGGCCCACGACATCCCGCCGGTCGATCTGCCGGATCCGCGGACGACCAGCGTCATCGCCGGGTCGCGGCTGGACCTGCTGGACGCGCTCGAGCAGCTGGAGGCCAGGAAGGCGGAGCTGGTCGGCCCGATGGTGCTGCGGGACATCTGCCAGCTCGACTACCGCGAGATCGCGGCGCAGCTCGGCATCCCCGAGGGCACGGTGAAGTCCCGCATCCACCAGGCCCGCGGTCACGTCCGCGAGTACCTGATGCAGGGCAGCTGA
- a CDS encoding esterase family protein yields MRHYSVELGSPSGGASGTVAVYGHWGRPVLVFPTELGRAWEFADNGMVAAVEDLIEAGRIKLYCVDSFDAATWSADYLPLEERARRHASYESWINDAVVPHIRADTGTAAEIMTTGCSLGAFHALNFAFKRADLFPLALCFSGNYEPAAWRSWGERGDAVYFNSPTDYIANMDGDHLEWLRSRLSVLLVCGQGQWEDTTGALESTRRMSQLLAAKGLRHDLDLWGPDVPHDWPSWRAQLAHHLPRFC; encoded by the coding sequence GTGCGCCACTACTCGGTTGAACTGGGCTCGCCCTCGGGCGGCGCCTCCGGCACGGTCGCGGTCTACGGCCACTGGGGTCGTCCGGTGCTCGTGTTTCCCACCGAGCTGGGACGGGCGTGGGAGTTCGCCGACAACGGCATGGTCGCCGCGGTCGAGGACCTGATCGAGGCGGGCCGCATCAAGCTCTACTGCGTCGACTCGTTCGATGCCGCCACCTGGTCCGCCGATTACCTGCCGCTCGAGGAACGGGCGCGGCGGCATGCGTCGTACGAGTCGTGGATCAACGATGCCGTGGTGCCGCACATCCGCGCCGACACCGGGACGGCGGCGGAAATCATGACCACTGGGTGCTCACTCGGGGCGTTCCATGCCTTGAACTTCGCCTTCAAACGGGCCGACCTGTTTCCTCTGGCCCTGTGCTTCTCCGGCAACTACGAGCCCGCCGCCTGGCGCAGCTGGGGTGAACGCGGCGACGCCGTCTACTTCAACAGCCCCACCGATTACATCGCGAACATGGACGGTGATCACCTCGAGTGGCTGCGGTCGCGGCTCTCGGTGCTGCTCGTCTGCGGGCAGGGGCAGTGGGAGGACACCACCGGCGCGCTGGAGTCGACCCGGCGCATGAGCCAGTTGCTCGCCGCCAAGGGTCTGAGGCACGATCTGGACCTGTGGGGCCCGGACGTGCCGCACGACTGGCCGTCGTGGCGGGCGCAGCTCGCGCACCACCTGCCCCGCTTCTGCTGA
- a CDS encoding ABC transporter substrate-binding protein, which yields MRRILAAVTVAATLFAATACTSDDNKSDQAGGSTKVSVGVIPIIDVAPIYLGKQKGFFSRRGIDLTMVPEQGGAPIVKGVLEGKYPFGFSNATSLMAAQSEGAPLKAVANGVASTGRPGRDFSAIVVGFGSPIRSAKDLAGKRIAVNTLRSLGDTTVRQSVRQAGGNPAGLKFQAMPFADMPDALQADQVDAAWVVEPALSAALTQGGQVVASNYVDTAPDLTVAMYFTGQPTIDKDPELVARFTEAVKESLKYAAGHPDEVRNTVGTYTQINDTVRTAMILPSWPEAINRASLERLATLGRADGIFTKPPALDQLLP from the coding sequence ATGCGCCGGATTCTCGCCGCTGTGACCGTGGCGGCGACGCTGTTCGCGGCCACGGCCTGCACCTCGGACGACAACAAGTCGGACCAGGCGGGTGGCAGCACCAAGGTCAGCGTCGGGGTCATCCCGATCATCGACGTGGCGCCGATCTACCTCGGTAAGCAGAAGGGCTTCTTCAGCCGCCGGGGCATCGACCTGACGATGGTCCCCGAGCAGGGTGGCGCACCGATCGTCAAGGGCGTGCTCGAGGGCAAATACCCCTTCGGTTTCAGCAACGCGACTTCCCTGATGGCGGCGCAGTCGGAGGGTGCACCGCTCAAGGCGGTCGCGAACGGTGTTGCCTCGACCGGGCGTCCCGGCCGCGACTTCTCCGCGATCGTCGTCGGCTTCGGCAGCCCGATCCGGTCGGCGAAGGACCTGGCCGGCAAGCGGATCGCCGTGAACACGCTGCGGAGTCTCGGCGACACCACCGTGCGGCAGTCGGTCCGTCAGGCCGGCGGGAACCCGGCCGGTCTCAAGTTCCAGGCGATGCCGTTCGCCGACATGCCGGACGCCCTGCAGGCCGACCAGGTCGACGCGGCCTGGGTGGTGGAGCCTGCGCTCTCGGCGGCACTCACGCAGGGCGGCCAGGTGGTGGCCTCCAACTACGTCGACACCGCGCCGGATCTGACGGTCGCCATGTACTTCACCGGTCAGCCGACGATCGACAAGGACCCCGAGCTGGTCGCCCGCTTCACCGAGGCCGTCAAGGAGTCCCTGAAGTACGCCGCCGGGCACCCGGACGAGGTCCGCAACACCGTCGGCACCTACACGCAGATCAACGACACCGTGCGGACCGCGATGATCCTGCCGAGCTGGCCGGAGGCGATCAACCGGGCGTCGCTGGAACGGCTGGCCACCCTGGGCCGCGCGGACGGCATCTTCACGAAGCCGCCCGCGCTGGACCAGTTGCTGCCCTGA
- a CDS encoding CU044_5270 family protein, with protein sequence MIDEDLQTLYPEVPLDTASLQRAREQVFATVTPRRRRWQPGLAILATAAAVTAVAFVALRPETTPAAPGAMVEVAQILQTAADAEIRTVDPRIPAGQFRYLSTHALSMTYTDAGSQHFAVREGRKIEVWVPADHHDEWAMRESDTGERTWLVGTEAQARKIGAGSPQRPPTDLRGKCGIWYPQQGKNPCTQSGNWQEPTDTFIEKLPRDPGKLLDRLRRDTQGKGNDPDQEVLVYVADALRSARLPADVRAALYRSLALLPDLVITERTATLDGRKGTAFGITAAGQTREIIIDPRTGDFVGERTRLAQKMDRIAAGTVIESSSITYGISRKAGAPPN encoded by the coding sequence ATGATCGACGAAGACCTGCAGACCCTCTACCCCGAGGTACCCCTCGACACGGCCTCCCTGCAGCGCGCCCGCGAGCAGGTGTTCGCCACGGTGACGCCCCGTCGCCGCCGCTGGCAGCCGGGTCTGGCGATCCTGGCCACCGCGGCCGCGGTCACCGCAGTGGCCTTTGTGGCCCTGCGACCCGAGACCACCCCGGCGGCGCCCGGTGCCATGGTCGAGGTCGCGCAGATCCTGCAGACCGCCGCCGACGCCGAGATCCGCACGGTCGACCCCAGGATCCCGGCCGGGCAGTTCCGGTACCTCTCCACCCACGCGCTGTCCATGACCTACACGGACGCCGGCAGCCAGCACTTCGCCGTCCGCGAGGGCCGGAAGATCGAGGTCTGGGTCCCGGCCGACCACCACGACGAGTGGGCGATGCGCGAGAGCGACACCGGCGAACGGACCTGGCTCGTCGGCACCGAGGCCCAGGCCCGCAAGATCGGGGCGGGCTCACCGCAGCGCCCGCCGACCGACCTCCGCGGCAAGTGCGGGATCTGGTACCCCCAGCAGGGGAAGAACCCGTGCACGCAGAGCGGCAACTGGCAGGAGCCGACCGACACGTTCATCGAGAAGCTCCCGCGCGACCCCGGCAAACTGCTCGACCGGCTGCGCCGCGACACCCAGGGCAAGGGCAACGACCCCGACCAGGAGGTGCTGGTCTACGTCGCGGACGCGCTGCGCAGCGCCCGGCTGCCCGCCGACGTGCGGGCCGCGCTCTACCGGTCGCTCGCGCTGCTGCCCGACCTGGTGATCACCGAACGCACAGCGACACTCGACGGCCGCAAAGGCACAGCCTTCGGCATCACCGCGGCGGGCCAGACCCGGGAGATCATCATCGACCCGCGTACGGGCGACTTCGTGGGCGAACGCACCCGGCTGGCGCAGAAGATGGACCGGATCGCCGCCGGCACCGTGATCGAGTCGAGCTCCATCACGTACGGCATCAGCCGCAAGGCCGGAGCACCGCCGAACTGA
- a CDS encoding RNA polymerase sigma factor: MGDGPLLTGTGAADTFAAVFDEHSPGLWRYLARQAGPAVAEDLVAETFLVAWSARSDYRPGLGSVRAWLYGIAVNLLRRHYRGQAQQSRISERLSGLREADDGAVDRAAERLDARTRVEGLAAAIAELPDGDRDVLLLTSLGGLDTAEIATALGIPEGTVRSRLHRVRRGLRAHATKGAS; this comes from the coding sequence GTGGGCGACGGGCCGTTGCTGACCGGTACGGGGGCGGCGGACACGTTCGCCGCGGTGTTCGACGAACATTCGCCCGGGCTGTGGCGTTACCTGGCCAGACAGGCCGGCCCGGCGGTCGCCGAGGACCTCGTCGCGGAGACGTTCCTGGTGGCGTGGTCGGCGCGGTCCGACTACCGGCCCGGGCTCGGCAGCGTCCGCGCCTGGCTCTACGGCATCGCGGTCAACCTGCTCCGCCGCCACTACCGCGGTCAGGCGCAGCAGAGCCGGATCTCGGAACGCCTGTCCGGGCTGCGCGAGGCGGACGACGGCGCGGTCGACCGGGCCGCCGAACGCCTCGACGCGCGGACGCGGGTGGAAGGGCTGGCGGCCGCGATCGCCGAACTGCCCGACGGCGACCGCGACGTCCTGCTCCTGACCAGTCTGGGCGGTCTCGACACCGCCGAGATCGCCACCGCCCTCGGCATCCCGGAGGGAACAGTCCGCTCCCGGCTGCACCGCGTCCGCCGCGGCCTGCGTGCCCACGCCACGAAAGGTGCGTCATGA